A window of Deinococcus detaillensis genomic DNA:
TGGGCCAGCTGAGCATTCTCGCCCACTTCGGCTTTGGCGATCTCCATTAGCTTGTTGGCCACCCAGTCTGTGTTGATGAGTGGGCGGTAGCCCATGTCGTACTGGAAAGTGTAGGTTGCTCCGTGTGCTTCAGCGACGCCCTTAATGACGCGCTCCAGCAGTCCGGGCGCACGCGCACGCAATTCGGGGTCGAACGAGCGCACCGTGCCCATCAGCTCAGCGGTGTCAGGGATAACGTTGTGGGTGGTTCCGGCTTGAAAGTACGTCACGCTGACCACCAGATTGTCAATGGCGCTGACGTTGCGGCTGACGATGTGCTGCAAGTTGGTGACGACCTGTGCGCCTATCGCGATAGGGTCAATGGCCTGCTCAGGGTGGGCGGCGTGCCCGCCTTTGCCGCGAATGGTGATCTGGAAGCTGTCGGGCGCGGCCATAAACGCTCCCGGCTTGACCGCCACCACGCCCGTCGGAAGCTGGGAGGCGAGGTGCAGGCCAGTCACCACGTCTACTCCGTCCATCAGTGAAGTGCTTTGAACGAGTTCTTCCGCGCCACCGGGGCCAATTTCCTCGGCGTGTTGGAAGATCATCCGGATTTCGCCGTTCACTTCTTCGGGCGACTCGCTGAGCAACTTGGCGACGCCCAGCAGCATGGACGTGTGTCCGTCATGGCCGCAGGCATGCATCACGCCTTTGTTCTGACTGACAAACTCGAAGCTGTTTTCTTCAGTGATCGGCAGGGCGTCGATGTCGGCCCGCAACAGCACCGTCTGACCGGGCTTGCCGCCCTTCAAGACTGCCAGCACGCTGGTCTCGCTGGGCCGCGTGACGGTCAGGTGCGGGAACTTGGCGAGCTCGGCAGCGATGTAGGCCGAGGTCTGGTGCTCGTGGAAGCCGAGTTCAGGATTGGCATGCAGGTGTCTGCGCCAAGCGGTGAGCTGCGGCAACAAAGCGGCGGCGCGTTCGCCGGAAGTCGTGCGGGGTAAGGTCGTCATAAAAACTCCTTTTTACACTTTGAATAGAAATGGAGGAACCGGGACTTGCAGTCTAGCGCTCAGGTCGGCTCCCACGCTGCTCATTGTTTCTGCACAAAGACCATCATCTCCGCCAAGTAAGCGCGGTCAAAGCGGAACTCCAGACCCGCCGCTTTGTAGAGTTCCGGCACGCTGACGGTGTTGCCGAGGCTCAGCGCGTCTTTGTAACGTTGCAACGCCGCCGCCCAGTCATGCTGCGAGGCCCGCCAAATGCCCAACGCCCCCAGGCTGCACATAGCGTATTCGAGGTAATA
This region includes:
- a CDS encoding amidohydrolase codes for the protein MTTLPRTTSGERAAALLPQLTAWRRHLHANPELGFHEHQTSAYIAAELAKFPHLTVTRPSETSVLAVLKGGKPGQTVLLRADIDALPITEENSFEFVSQNKGVMHACGHDGHTSMLLGVAKLLSESPEEVNGEIRMIFQHAEEIGPGGAEELVQSTSLMDGVDVVTGLHLASQLPTGVVAVKPGAFMAAPDSFQITIRGKGGHAAHPEQAIDPIAIGAQVVTNLQHIVSRNVSAIDNLVVSVTYFQAGTTHNVIPDTAELMGTVRSFDPELRARAPGLLERVIKGVAEAHGATYTFQYDMGYRPLINTDWVANKLMEIAKAEVGENAQLAQPSMGGEDFSAYLTKAPGAYFNVGSGNELLESDYPHHHPRFTLDEESLVTGVRMLHAAALELGKPS